One segment of Chionomys nivalis chromosome 1, mChiNiv1.1, whole genome shotgun sequence DNA contains the following:
- the Tas2r16 gene encoding taste receptor type 2 member 16, with protein sequence MVPNQVTTFSIIMYVLESLVILIQSGTTVAVLCREWMNFQRLSPVEMILISLGISHFCLQWASMLYNFGTISRPAIVFWKISVIWEFMNFLTFWLTSLLSVFYCAKVSSFTHPVFHWLRWKILKLVPWLILGTLIASCLSIIPSVVKYHIQTELITLDHLPRNSSLIIRLKMFEQYFSNPLKMIGFGAPFLVFLVSIILLTISLVRHWEQMKEFNTNDSSMKAQSTVLKSLATFFIFFTSYFLTIVVSFIGTVFDKKSWFWVCEAVIYGLVCIHYTSLMMSNPTLKKVLTMKF encoded by the coding sequence ATGGTGCCAAATCAAGTCACTACCTTCTCCATCATCATGTATGTGCTTGAGTCCTTGGTAATACTTATTCAAAGTGGCACAACTGTTGCAGTGCTGTGCAGAGAGTGGATGAACTTTCAAAGACTGTCACCGGTGGAAATGATTCTCATTAGCCTGGGCATCTCACATTTCTGTCTACAGTGGGCATCAATGCTGTACAACTTTGGCACTATTTCTAGACCTGCCATTGTATTTTGGAAGATTTCGGTCATCTGGGAGTTTATGAACTTTTTGACATTCTGGCTTACCAGTTTGCTCTCTGTCTTCTACTGTGCCAAGGTCTCTTCCTTCACCCACCCTGTCTTCCACTGGCTGAGGTGGAAAATTTTGAAATTGGTTCCCTGGCTGATATTGGGTACTCTGATAGCTTCTTGTTTGTCAATCATCCCTTCCGTTGTTAAATATCACATTCAGACTGAATTAATTACCCTGGATCATTTACCTAGAAACAGTTCTTTGATTATAAGACTTAAAATGTTTGAACAATATTTTTCTAATCCTCTCAAAATGATTGGTTTTGGTGCTCCCTTCCTCGTGTTCCTGGTTTCTATTATCTTACTCACCATTTCTCTTGTCCGGCACTGGGAGCAGATGAAAGAGTTTAACACCAACGACTCCAGCATGAAAGCTCAGTCCACTGTTCTGAAGTCTCTTGCtaccttcttcatcttcttcaccTCCTATTTTCTGACTATAGTTGTTTCCTTTATTGGCACCGTATTTGATAAGAAATCCTGGTTCTGGGTCTGCGAAGCTGTCATCTATGGCTTGGTCTGTATTCATTATACTTCACTGATGATGAGCAATCCTACACTGAAAAAAGTACTGACGATGAAGTTCTGA